The proteins below come from a single Mya arenaria isolate MELC-2E11 chromosome 6, ASM2691426v1 genomic window:
- the LOC128236698 gene encoding neuropeptide CCHamide-1 receptor-like yields the protein MSSETLSQVNGTVFYGRINTTGDGVNSTPTVDVYEEPHENVEAILVPILFAIIFLIGVVGNVTLIFTVLKNKSLRNTPNIFVVSLSIGDLLLLLCSVPFSSTLFTCFSWPFGRFLCKFNEYMQTLSLGVSVFTLTALSGDRYIAIVHPMSKHTGKPTLITVVTVVGIWILSAALAIPEAVTSNVLYFEGGAQMDNENTTIVPVTIAICKIYPEDSLPVWYSKAHSMYRFIVFFVIPLLVIAMFYVMMARILVISSKALPCESVKGSAMNQQQKRQIQARLKVAKVVLSFVAIFAVCWLPRHISILAGHFADPEYNMSWHVLKITSFCLTYIYSCVNPYALYFLSSQFRKYYNRYLFCCCPKGSYIGLAGGEHSAMYNFKSTMRRGSMTCTGVVHSQSIF from the coding sequence ATGTCTTCAGAAACACTGTCTCAAGTCAACGGGACTGTTTTTTATGGACGAATCAATACGACAGGAGATGGTGTGAATAGTACGCCTACTGTTGATGTTTACGAGGAGCCACACGAAAACGTGGAAGCCATTCTGGTGCCTATTCTCTTCGCTATAATATTCCTTATTGGCGTCGTGGGAAACGTCACTCTCATCTTTACGGTGTTGAAAAACAAGTCTTTGCGGAATACTCCTAACATTTTTGTAGTCAGTTTATCAATTGGTGATTTACTGTTATTATTGTGTTCTGTGCCGTTTTCGTCCACGCTTTTCACGTGTTTCTCTTGGCCTTTTGGGCGATTTCTGTGTAAATTTAACGAATACATGCAAACACTTTCTCTTGGTGTCTCGGTATTTACACTAACTGCCCTAAGTGGTGACCGGTATATTGCCATTGTTCACCCCATGAGTAAGCACACGGGAAAACCTACGCTTATAACCGTAGTAACTGTGGTTGGAATTTGGATTCTTTCCGCCGCTCTCGCAATACCGGAGGCAGTTACATCAAACGTACTATATTTTGAAGGAGGAGCCCAAATGGATAATGAAAACACCACAATCGTACCAGTAACTATCGcgatttgtaaaatatatccgGAAGACAGCTTGCCAGTGTGGTACAGCAAGGCACACTCCATGTACAGATTTATAGTGTTCTTTGTTATACCTCTTCTCGTCATCGCAATGTTCTACGTCATGATGGCGAGAATCCTGGTAATCAGTAGTAAGGCATTGCCCTGTGAATCCGTAAAAGGATCAGCGATGAATCAACAGCAAAAAAGGCAGATTCAAGCGCGTTTGAAGGTGGCCAAAGTAGTTCTTTCCTTTGTCGCCATCTTTGCTGTATGCTGGCTACCACGTCACATATCGATCCTAGCTGGACATTTCGCAGATCCGGAGTACAATATGTCTTGGCATGTTCttaaaataacatcattttGCTTGACTTATATCTACTCATGCGTGAATCCATACGCGCTCTACTTTCTAAGCAGTCAGTTTAGGAAGTATTACAACCGCTACTTGTTCTGTTGCTGCCCTAAGGGCTCTTATATAGGTTTAGCGGGCGGGGAACATTCGGCTATGTACAATTTTAAAAGCACTATGCGGCGGGGTAGCATGACTTGTACGGGCGTGGTGCATTCGCAGTCTATTTTCTAA